From the Verrucomicrobiia bacterium genome, one window contains:
- the rpmE gene encoding 50S ribosomal protein L31, producing the protein MKEKIHPKYVDAEIRCACGNVIKTRSTKPVIIVGICNACHPFYTGQQKFVDTAGRVDKFQQRMAKTQAAQAAAASGKKKKH; encoded by the coding sequence ATGAAAGAAAAAATCCATCCAAAATATGTGGATGCGGAGATTCGTTGCGCCTGCGGCAACGTGATTAAGACCCGCTCGACCAAGCCGGTGATTATCGTGGGCATTTGCAATGCCTGCCATCCGTTCTACACCGGGCAGCAGAAGTTCGTCGATACGGCGGGACGCGTGGACAAATTCCAGCAGCGCATGGCCAAAACCCAGGCCGCCCAGGCGGCAGCCGCTTCCGGCAAGAAGAAGAAACACTAG
- the prfA gene encoding peptide chain release factor 1, protein MELKPYIEKFARRFGEVEAALSEPKAFANPQRAQELSKEYARLKELVAQGQAYQKTVSDLAENRALLEAEPAESELAQMAREEVARLEGAEKNLAQQLQRGIIPPDPADSRNTIFEIRAGAGGQESALFAADLYRMYTRYAERRGWTFEDLDSSPSDLGGYKEVIFQIQGQDVYKRLKYESGVHRVQRVPATEAQGRIHTSTCTVAVLPEAQEVDVELKPEDLEITVCRASGPGGQGVNTTDSAVQVIHKPSGLIVRCADQRSQQKNKARALTVLRSRLLERKTEEENAKYAAQRKAQVGTGERNERIRTYNFPQNRVTDHRIELTLYNLPVVLEGVIDPIIEPLMIHDLEEKLTALKL, encoded by the coding sequence ATGGAGCTGAAGCCATATATTGAGAAGTTCGCCCGGCGATTCGGCGAAGTGGAAGCCGCTTTGAGCGAGCCAAAGGCCTTTGCCAACCCGCAACGCGCGCAGGAACTCTCCAAGGAATACGCCCGGTTGAAAGAACTGGTCGCCCAAGGCCAAGCTTACCAAAAGACCGTGTCCGACCTGGCGGAGAATCGGGCCTTGCTCGAGGCTGAGCCCGCCGAATCCGAGCTGGCCCAGATGGCCCGCGAGGAGGTCGCCCGGCTCGAAGGGGCGGAGAAGAACCTCGCTCAGCAACTCCAGCGGGGAATCATCCCGCCTGACCCGGCTGATTCCCGCAATACTATCTTTGAAATCCGCGCGGGGGCCGGCGGGCAGGAGTCCGCCTTATTTGCCGCCGACCTCTACCGCATGTACACCCGCTACGCCGAGCGGCGCGGATGGACATTCGAAGACCTCGATTCCAGTCCCTCGGACCTGGGCGGATATAAGGAAGTGATTTTTCAAATCCAGGGACAGGACGTGTATAAGCGGCTTAAGTATGAGAGTGGCGTCCATCGGGTCCAGCGCGTGCCCGCCACCGAGGCCCAGGGCCGCATTCACACCAGCACCTGCACGGTTGCTGTCTTGCCGGAAGCCCAGGAAGTGGATGTCGAGTTGAAACCCGAAGACCTGGAGATCACTGTCTGCCGCGCCTCGGGCCCCGGCGGCCAGGGAGTCAATACCACCGATTCCGCGGTCCAGGTGATACATAAACCCTCGGGCCTCATCGTGCGTTGCGCCGATCAACGCTCGCAGCAGAAGAACAAGGCCCGGGCCTTAACCGTGCTGCGCTCGCGCTTGCTCGAGCGCAAGACCGAAGAGGAAAACGCCAAGTACGCCGCGCAGCGCAAAGCGCAGGTCGGCACGGGCGAACGCAACGAACGCATCCGAACCTACAACTTCCCGCAGAACCGGGTCACCGACCACCGAATCGAACTGACACTGTATAATCTGCCCGTGGTGCTCGAAGGGGTCATCGATCCTATCATCGAACCGCTGATGATACATGATTTGGAGGAAAAGCTGACTGCATTGAAACTCTGA
- a CDS encoding HAD family phosphatase, with amino-acid sequence MIKGIIFDCDGTLADTMPLHWRAWQVIAARHRFHLPIERFYSLGGVPSRDILKMLSEEQGLGLDHLAVAREKEAEYLPLIAQVEPINAVVAVARENFGKVPLAVASGGTHSGIGQVLGHLGIRHLFQAIVTSEDVPRQKPAPDIFLEAARRLGIPPQHCRAYEDTDLGMQAIRAAGMEAVDVRKLLEQRQGS; translated from the coding sequence ATGATCAAAGGAATCATTTTCGATTGCGACGGCACCTTGGCCGATACGATGCCCTTGCACTGGCGGGCCTGGCAGGTCATTGCCGCCCGGCACCGCTTTCACCTGCCCATCGAACGATTCTATTCATTGGGCGGGGTGCCTTCACGCGACATTCTGAAGATGCTCAGCGAGGAACAGGGCCTGGGCTTGGACCATCTGGCCGTCGCCCGCGAAAAGGAAGCCGAGTACCTGCCGCTCATCGCCCAGGTCGAACCCATTAACGCGGTCGTGGCAGTTGCCCGCGAAAATTTCGGCAAGGTCCCCCTGGCAGTGGCCTCGGGCGGCACCCATAGCGGCATCGGGCAGGTCCTCGGCCATTTGGGCATCCGGCACTTGTTTCAGGCTATCGTCACCAGCGAGGATGTCCCCCGGCAAAAACCGGCCCCGGACATTTTCCTGGAAGCAGCGCGGCGTCTTGGGATTCCGCCCCAGCACTGTCGCGCCTACGAAGACACTGATTTAGGCATGCAGGCCATCCGCGCGGCGGGCATGGAGGCGGTGGATGTCAGAAAATTGCTGGAGCAGCGTCAGGGAAGTTAG
- the proC gene encoding pyrroline-5-carboxylate reductase has translation MTETLTIGFLGAGKMATALAKGFIGAGLISPSRVIASDPSQAARSAFAQNTEARATDSNAEVARFGGVVILAVKPDQVSPVLASIHEEITDKHLLISIAAGVPLAKLEAGLKNGARLIRVMPNTPALVGASATAFALGNNARPADGELAHRLFSAVGLAIEVNEGLLDAVTGLSGSGPAYLYMIIEALSDGGVAAGLPREVATKLAAQTALGSARMVLETGLHTGSLKDMVASPGGTTIEGIHELEKGKLRAVLMNAVRAATEKSKRLGEGRKKEAV, from the coding sequence GTGACAGAAACACTCACCATCGGTTTCCTTGGGGCGGGCAAAATGGCAACTGCCCTGGCCAAAGGCTTCATTGGCGCCGGGTTGATCTCTCCAAGCCGGGTCATCGCCAGCGACCCCAGCCAAGCCGCCCGCTCAGCCTTTGCCCAAAATACTGAGGCCCGCGCAACGGACTCGAATGCGGAAGTGGCGCGGTTTGGAGGGGTGGTGATTCTTGCCGTGAAACCGGATCAGGTCAGCCCCGTCCTGGCAAGCATCCATGAGGAAATAACTGACAAACATCTTCTCATTTCAATTGCAGCAGGGGTGCCCCTGGCAAAGCTCGAAGCAGGTTTGAAAAACGGCGCAAGGCTCATCCGGGTCATGCCTAACACGCCGGCGCTGGTCGGAGCCTCGGCAACAGCCTTTGCATTGGGCAACAATGCGCGTCCGGCAGACGGGGAGCTGGCGCACCGGCTATTTTCTGCGGTGGGACTTGCGATTGAGGTCAACGAGGGGCTCCTGGATGCGGTAACTGGTTTGAGCGGGAGCGGTCCGGCCTACTTGTATATGATCATCGAGGCCTTAAGCGACGGGGGCGTCGCCGCCGGATTGCCGCGCGAGGTGGCGACCAAGCTGGCGGCTCAAACCGCCTTGGGCAGCGCCCGGATGGTCCTTGAAACGGGCCTGCACACCGGCTCGCTCAAGGACATGGTCGCCAGTCCCGGAGGCACGACCATCGAGGGGATACACGAACTCGAGAAAGGCAAACTGCGCGCCGTACTCATGAACGCGGTGCGCGCCGCGACTGAAAAATCTAAACGACTGGGGGAGGGCAGAAAGAAAGAGGCGGTTTAA
- the infC gene encoding translation initiation factor IF-3, with translation MSRPFSPRSSSSSVPFVRVNGKIRAREVRVIGVDGNQLGVLSLGDALTLARTNAVDLVEIAPNAIPPVCRLVDFGKFRYEQAKRDKESKKHQHANKVKEVQLSPKIDPHDLGVKIGHAIDFLCEDMKVKVTLKFRGREMAHTEYGFQVIRRFLTEITAYGHPDFDPKLMGRAINVMISPLPRNKRARHPQQGARSPSATAAPPHPEGDHQPATAQLEQEARRDEPRRSNEFSNNPFAQLEIKR, from the coding sequence TTGAGCCGCCCTTTCTCCCCACGTTCTTCTTCTTCTTCCGTTCCTTTCGTCAGGGTTAATGGAAAAATCCGCGCCCGCGAGGTCCGGGTTATCGGCGTGGACGGCAATCAGCTTGGTGTGCTGTCCCTGGGCGATGCCCTGACTTTGGCCCGTACCAACGCCGTGGACCTGGTCGAAATCGCACCCAATGCGATTCCCCCCGTCTGCCGCCTGGTGGATTTCGGAAAATTCCGCTATGAACAGGCCAAGCGGGACAAAGAATCGAAGAAGCACCAGCACGCCAACAAAGTTAAAGAGGTCCAACTCAGCCCGAAAATTGACCCCCATGATCTAGGCGTCAAAATCGGACACGCCATCGATTTCCTCTGCGAAGACATGAAAGTCAAGGTGACCCTTAAGTTCCGAGGCAGGGAAATGGCCCATACGGAGTACGGCTTTCAAGTCATCCGGAGATTCCTCACGGAGATTACTGCTTACGGCCATCCGGATTTTGATCCCAAACTCATGGGCCGCGCCATCAATGTCATGATTAGCCCGCTGCCGCGCAACAAACGCGCCCGTCATCCGCAACAAGGCGCCCGCAGCCCCAGCGCTACCGCCGCGCCACCCCACCCGGAGGGCGATCATCAGCCCGCGACGGCGCAACTCGAACAAGAAGCGCGCCGGGACGAGCCCCGGCGCTCGAACGAGTTCAGCAACAATCCCTTCGCCCAGCTGGAGATAAAACGATGA